The following are from one region of the Muntiacus reevesi chromosome 3, mMunRee1.1, whole genome shotgun sequence genome:
- the MRPL41 gene encoding large ribosomal subunit protein mL41 has protein sequence MGLLSGVARALVRGADRMSKWTSKRGPRTFYKSRGAKGVGFHGRGGRFVLVKEMVPELVVPELAGFKLKPYVNYRAPEGTDIPLTAKQLFLETAAPAIEKDFKAGTFDPEHLEQYGFEPTQEGKLFQLYPKNFPR, from the coding sequence ATGGGTCTCCTGAGCGGGGTGGCTCGCGCCCTGGTGCGGGGCGCCGACCGCATGAGCAAGTGGACCAGCAAGCGGGGCCCGCGCACCTTCTACAAGAGCCGCGGTGCCAAGGGCGTCGGCTTCCACGGTCGCGGCGGCAGGTTCGTGCTGGTCAAGGAAATGGTCCCGGAGCTGGTGGTGCCCGAGCTGGCCGGCTTCAAGCTCAAGCCCTACGTGAACTACCGCGCCCCGGAGGGCACAGACATTCCCCTGACGGCCAAGCAGCTCTTTCTGGAGACGGCGGCGCCGGCTATCGAGAAGGACTTTAAGGCCGGGACTTTTGACCCCGAGCACCTGGAACAGTATGGCTTTGAGCCCACGCAGGAAGGCAAGCTCTTCCAGCTGTATCCCAAGAACTTCCCGCGCTAG